The Parvibaculaceae bacterium PLY_AMNH_Bact1 genome window below encodes:
- the ftsA gene encoding cell division protein FtsA (Derived by automated computational analysis using gene prediction method: Protein Homology. GO_function: GO:0005515 - protein binding [Evidence IEA]; GO_function: GO:0005524 - ATP binding [Evidence IEA]; GO_process: GO:0043093 - FtsZ-dependent cytokinesis [Evidence IEA]), translated as MNMGLGAKGLQGKPISAGRPGIVAALDVGSNKIACFIAKIEPGKLANGLSPMRIIGIGHQVSRGVRGGAIVDMDAAEEAIRVAVDAAERMAGATVRDVLVTVACGEPKSQTIAVQAPIPSREVQDDDLTRLVAYGQSKYMPEGRDVLHAIPINYSVDDNRGIRDPRGMFGEKAGVELHMVSVQHGPVRNLELCIQRCHLNVAGMVAAPYASGLAALVEDEMDLGVTVIDMGGGTTSLAVFFEGQMVYCDAVPVGGQHITNDIARGLSTPIAHAERMKTLYGSALASPSDERELIDVPQVGETDHSSPNHIPRSILTGIIQPRLEETLELVRDRLAKSGFDRVAGQRVVLTGGGAQLSGAREHTARILNKKVRVGQPVRYMGLAEATGGPAFSAAAGLASYSQLAPLTINSDPALDVPENTGQWRRIGRWLKENF; from the coding sequence ATGAACATGGGGCTCGGAGCAAAAGGGTTACAGGGCAAGCCTATCAGTGCCGGACGGCCTGGGATCGTTGCTGCGCTTGATGTCGGGTCAAACAAGATTGCCTGCTTCATCGCGAAGATTGAACCGGGCAAGCTCGCGAATGGCCTGTCACCGATGCGGATTATCGGGATCGGCCATCAGGTCTCCCGTGGGGTGCGTGGCGGTGCAATTGTTGATATGGATGCGGCCGAAGAGGCTATCCGCGTTGCCGTTGATGCGGCGGAGCGTATGGCAGGCGCCACGGTGCGGGACGTTCTCGTGACCGTTGCCTGTGGTGAACCTAAGAGCCAGACGATTGCGGTCCAAGCGCCGATCCCTTCTCGTGAAGTGCAGGATGACGACTTAACGCGTCTGGTGGCATATGGTCAAAGCAAGTACATGCCTGAAGGCCGGGATGTTTTGCATGCCATTCCGATCAACTATTCGGTTGATGACAATCGGGGTATTCGCGATCCCCGCGGCATGTTTGGTGAAAAGGCCGGTGTTGAGCTGCATATGGTTAGTGTTCAACACGGACCCGTGCGCAATCTCGAGCTCTGTATTCAGCGATGCCACTTGAACGTCGCCGGCATGGTTGCAGCGCCTTATGCGAGCGGCCTTGCAGCACTTGTTGAAGATGAGATGGACCTCGGCGTCACTGTGATCGACATGGGTGGCGGAACAACTTCGTTGGCAGTCTTCTTTGAAGGTCAGATGGTCTATTGCGATGCGGTGCCGGTTGGCGGCCAGCATATTACGAATGATATTGCGCGGGGCCTTTCGACACCTATTGCGCATGCTGAACGGATGAAAACTCTTTATGGATCTGCGCTTGCGAGCCCATCGGATGAGCGCGAACTGATCGACGTGCCACAGGTAGGTGAAACAGATCACTCATCACCCAATCATATTCCGCGATCTATTTTGACGGGTATTATTCAGCCCCGTCTCGAGGAGACGCTGGAGCTTGTACGGGATCGACTTGCTAAAAGCGGCTTTGATCGTGTGGCAGGGCAGCGGGTGGTCCTCACTGGCGGTGGCGCGCAGCTCAGCGGTGCCCGCGAGCACACGGCGCGCATTCTCAATAAGAAAGTCCGGGTTGGACAACCTGTCCGATATATGGGCTTGGCAGAGGCAACGGGCGGGCCGGCTTTCTCAGCCGCCGCGGGCCTTGCATCCTATTCTCAGTTGGCTCCACTCACGATTAATTCGGACCCAGCTTTGGACGTTCCTGAAAACACTGGCCAATGGCGGCGCATTGGGCGGTGGTTGAAGGAGAATTTTTGA
- a CDS encoding cell division protein FtsQ/DivIB (Derived by automated computational analysis using gene prediction method: Protein Homology.) — MRSVKEQKRPARKAAPRRSASGSGSASGRGAKTTRRTSTVAPGRRRAKSGKSFGRRGQRPPSRLSRAIEAIREGRLPKSLVGVASAGFVGAAALYGLAVGGHIAAAGTYVVDQATASVAWVGFGVDEVTVAGRERTTRADVLTALQVEQGQIIFAVDLERARENLLRLDWIADATVTRILPDRVHVELVERRPFAVWQRGGRLAVIDAQGRPITEDGVEGYGHLPLVVGHGAAREAEGFTQLVAAWPELQARVRAYVRVGDRRWNLRLENGVDVLLPEVGVSDALAELVAVDEAQRVLARDIEAIDVRLPDRFTVRLSPDAAARRDAVTQGWGRPSQGDDT, encoded by the coding sequence ATGCGATCGGTAAAGGAACAGAAAAGGCCTGCGCGCAAAGCTGCGCCGCGCCGTTCTGCGTCCGGTTCCGGATCTGCTTCGGGGCGCGGTGCGAAGACCACGCGGCGTACCAGTACAGTTGCGCCGGGACGTCGCCGTGCCAAATCCGGGAAGAGCTTTGGTCGACGGGGACAACGGCCGCCGAGCCGGCTATCGCGGGCGATCGAAGCTATCCGCGAAGGACGTTTGCCTAAATCTCTTGTGGGCGTTGCCAGCGCGGGATTTGTTGGTGCTGCTGCGCTCTATGGCCTGGCCGTTGGTGGGCATATCGCCGCTGCGGGCACTTATGTCGTGGATCAGGCTACTGCATCAGTTGCCTGGGTTGGGTTTGGCGTTGATGAGGTAACGGTTGCTGGTCGTGAGCGGACGACCAGAGCGGATGTGTTGACCGCTCTTCAAGTTGAACAAGGGCAGATCATTTTCGCAGTTGATCTTGAGCGTGCGCGCGAAAATCTGCTGCGCCTTGACTGGATTGCGGACGCCACTGTGACGCGAATTTTGCCTGACCGCGTGCATGTCGAGCTTGTGGAACGCCGTCCGTTCGCTGTCTGGCAGCGAGGCGGGCGTCTAGCGGTCATTGATGCGCAAGGACGCCCCATCACTGAAGATGGTGTTGAAGGATATGGTCATCTGCCCTTAGTTGTTGGGCATGGCGCTGCGCGTGAGGCGGAGGGCTTCACACAGCTTGTTGCGGCCTGGCCAGAGCTTCAGGCCCGGGTGCGCGCCTATGTGCGCGTTGGCGATCGCCGTTGGAATTTGCGCCTGGAAAATGGTGTTGATGTTTTGTTACCCGAAGTTGGTGTGAGCGATGCGCTCGCTGAACTGGTTGCGGTAGATGAGGCCCAACGGGTTTTGGCGCGCGACATTGAAGCGATTGATGTGCGCCTGCCGGATCGGTTTACCGTTCGTTTAAGCCCCGATGCTGCGGCGAGACGCGACGCGGTTACCCAAGGCTGGGGTCGTCCCTCACAAGGGGATGACACATGA
- a CDS encoding D-alanine--D-alanine ligase (Derived by automated computational analysis using gene prediction method: Protein Homology.) has translation MSDYKHIAVIKGGWSPEREVSLVSGRDCAEALRGEGFEVTEIDAGRDLAEQLLTVKPDAVFNALHGRWGEDGCVQGLLEVLGIPYTHSGVRASAVAMDKEQSKHVFRAAGLPVAESKLVTREEAARGHVMDTPYVIKPHNQGSSVGVFIVREGENRPPAELSSPKWDLGDVVMAERYIPGMELTCAVIGNRVLNVTEITANTAFYDYDAKYSSGGSVHVVPARISSDINKRVQDVTHAAHDSLGCRGVTRSDFRFDEKKGELVLLEVNTQPGMTPTSLVPELAAYEGMSYGALVRWMVEDASCDR, from the coding sequence ATGAGCGACTACAAACATATTGCCGTTATCAAGGGCGGCTGGTCGCCTGAGCGTGAAGTGAGCCTGGTGTCCGGTCGTGATTGTGCTGAAGCCCTGCGCGGTGAAGGGTTTGAGGTCACAGAGATTGACGCTGGGCGGGATCTGGCTGAGCAATTGCTCACAGTAAAGCCTGATGCTGTTTTCAACGCACTGCATGGCCGGTGGGGTGAGGACGGCTGCGTTCAGGGCCTTCTGGAAGTGCTTGGCATTCCCTATACCCATTCCGGCGTTCGTGCGTCGGCTGTTGCCATGGATAAAGAGCAATCGAAGCATGTGTTTCGGGCAGCAGGGCTTCCTGTCGCTGAGAGCAAGCTTGTGACACGGGAAGAAGCGGCTCGTGGTCATGTCATGGACACGCCTTATGTGATCAAGCCCCATAACCAGGGTTCAAGTGTGGGGGTTTTCATCGTTCGGGAAGGGGAAAACCGACCGCCGGCAGAACTCTCCTCGCCGAAATGGGACCTCGGTGATGTGGTGATGGCGGAGCGCTACATTCCAGGCATGGAACTCACCTGTGCGGTGATTGGAAACCGAGTCTTAAATGTCACAGAGATCACAGCAAACACAGCTTTCTACGACTATGACGCAAAATATTCGAGTGGTGGCTCGGTTCACGTAGTGCCTGCCCGAATCAGTTCGGATATAAATAAACGTGTTCAGGACGTGACACATGCGGCACATGATTCGCTTGGTTGCCGGGGGGTAACCAGGTCGGATTTCCGTTTCGATGAAAAGAAAGGGGAGCTCGTTCTGTTAGAGGTCAATACGCAGCCCGGCATGACGCCGACGTCGTTGGTTCCCGAACTCGCGGCGTATGAAGGAATGTCATATGGCGCGCTTGTCCGTTGGATGGTGGAGGACGCGTCATGCGATCGGTAA
- the murB gene encoding UDP-N-acetylmuramate dehydrogenase (Derived by automated computational analysis using gene prediction method: Protein Homology. GO_function: GO:0008762 - UDP-N-acetylmuramate dehydrogenase activity [Evidence IEA]; GO_function: GO:0071949 - FAD binding [Evidence IEA]): MSMVADHLIDGLPEVRGELIPDAPMAPLTWFRVGGPAEVLFRPADADDLAVFLKACPHEVPITVVGVGSNLLVRDGGIAGVVIRMGKPFMGIEILENHQVRAGTAALDMAVARTAMEAGIAGLEFFRGIPGSIGGALRMNGGAYEKETMDVLIEAKGVTRAGERVTYSVADMGYSYRHSSAPADVYFTSALFQGAAGDKSEIERRMNEITERRETSQPIRTRTGGSTFKNPAGHKSWQLIDAAGCRGLTRGGAQVSEKHCNFLINTGDATARDIEELGEEVRARVKETSGVTLDWEIRRIGMTRDEASS; the protein is encoded by the coding sequence ATGAGCATGGTCGCCGATCATCTCATTGATGGATTGCCGGAGGTGCGCGGTGAGCTGATCCCGGATGCGCCCATGGCGCCGCTTACCTGGTTCCGCGTGGGCGGCCCTGCGGAGGTTTTGTTTCGGCCAGCTGATGCGGATGACCTCGCCGTTTTTCTTAAAGCCTGTCCTCATGAGGTTCCCATCACGGTTGTCGGTGTGGGGTCCAACCTTCTTGTCCGTGACGGTGGTATTGCAGGCGTCGTGATCCGGATGGGTAAGCCGTTCATGGGTATCGAAATTCTGGAGAACCATCAGGTGCGTGCAGGAACTGCGGCGCTTGATATGGCGGTCGCGCGGACGGCTATGGAGGCTGGGATTGCCGGTTTGGAATTCTTTCGCGGTATTCCAGGCTCCATCGGCGGAGCGCTCAGGATGAATGGGGGTGCTTATGAAAAAGAAACAATGGATGTGCTCATTGAAGCAAAGGGTGTGACGCGCGCAGGCGAGCGGGTTACCTATTCGGTTGCTGATATGGGCTACAGCTATCGCCACTCAAGTGCCCCCGCAGATGTCTATTTCACCAGCGCGCTCTTCCAAGGCGCTGCTGGCGACAAGTCTGAGATTGAGCGCCGGATGAACGAAATCACGGAGCGTCGCGAGACAAGTCAGCCGATCCGAACGCGTACGGGTGGCTCGACTTTTAAAAACCCTGCGGGACACAAGAGCTGGCAGCTGATCGATGCAGCTGGATGTCGCGGCCTTACGCGCGGTGGCGCCCAGGTGAGCGAGAAGCATTGCAACTTTCTCATCAATACCGGCGATGCAACCGCCAGGGATATTGAAGAGCTTGGCGAGGAGGTTCGTGCGCGGGTCAAGGAAACAAGTGGTGTCACACTTGATTGGGAAATCCGGCGTATTGGCATGACACGAGACGAGGCCTCTTCATGA